One genomic region from Athalia rosae chromosome 3, iyAthRosa1.1, whole genome shotgun sequence encodes:
- the LOC105685585 gene encoding TP53-regulated inhibitor of apoptosis 1-like isoform X1 gives MNSIGETCNEFKKQYDSCFHLWFAEKFLKGDTNDSMCAPMFKVYQQCVKKAMKEQHIEVKDVEVNHLGTDQEKSVPPRS, from the exons ATGAACAGTATTGGCGAGACGTGCAATGAGTTCAAGAAGCAATACGACTCGTGTTTCCATTTGTGGTTTGCTGAGAAATTCCTGAAAGGTGACACCAACGACTCCATGTGTGCCCCCATGTTCAAAGTGTACCAGCAATGTGTCAAG AAAGCAATGAAGGAACAGCACATTGAGGTGAAAGATGTTGAGGTTAATCATCTTGGTACGGATCAGGAAAAATCAGTTCCACCCCGTAGTTGA
- the LOC105685540 gene encoding complement component 1 Q subcomponent-binding protein, mitochondrial yields the protein MNGIVRNALRVSAFKGFTQSAVSGRVARREFTRPMWNMCNRRKDITPLASYKLQNPIEFCSCGCNRRVHTKAEKELVQFLAEEIVAEKKAQKMKTIPTELDGFKISLDGAEVSLTKKIGEESISINFNVNHTVDSESEPDIDPQDDKQEFGEMKSKPNFEIDVVRGNHTLGFTCSFNNEPQASGADDGYNDIFGIDEITLYEGEHSEKIYAVAGDVVDGYLYDLLMNYLEEKGISNEFAEKLIELSTVYEHTAYISLLEGLSKFTSGK from the exons atgaacggAATAGTCAGAAATGCATTGAGGGTTTCGGCTTTCAAAGGATTCACACAGTCTGCAGTTTCGGGACGAGTTGCAAGGAGGGAGTTCACGCGGCCGATGTGGAACATGTGCAACCGGCGAAAGGATATCACGCCTCTGGCAAGCTACAAACTACAAAATCCGATCGAATTTTGCAGCTGCGGATGCAACAGAAGAGTGCACACCAAAG CGGAGAAGGAGTTGGTGCAATTCCTGGCAGAGGAAATAGTAGCGGAGAAGAAAGCCCAGAAAATGAAGACCATTCCAACTGAACTCGATGGATTTAAAATTTCACTTGACGGTGCTGAAGTTTCCCTCaccaaaaaaattggggagGAAAG CATATCCATAAACTTCAATGTAAATCACACCGTCGATTCAGAATCAGAGCCAGACATCGATCCACAAGATGACAAGCAAGAGTttggagaaatgaaaagcaaaCCAAACTTTGAAATAGATGTAGTACGAGGTAATCACACTCTTGGCTTCACATGCTCCTTTAATAACGAACCTCAAGCAAGTGGTGCCGACGATGGTTACA ATGATATCTTTGGCATTGACGAAATAACTTTATATGAGGGTGAACACAGTGAGAAGATCTATGCTGTAGCTGGTGACGTAGTGGATGGT TACCTGTACGATCTTCTGATGAATTATCTTGAAGAGAAAGGAATCTCAAATGAATTTGCGGAGAAATTGATCGAGCTGAGTACAGTCTACGAGCACACCGCCTACATCAGTTTGCTAGAAGGACTCTCCAAGTTTACCTCCGGAAAGTAG
- the LOC105685585 gene encoding TP53-regulated inhibitor of apoptosis 1-like isoform X2: protein MEACSELKQKYDACFNYWFSERYLKGDNNDSMCSTLLTVYKECVAVSEKAMKEQHIEVKDVEVNHLGTDQEKSVPPRS, encoded by the exons ATGGAAGCATGCAGTGAATTAAAACAGAAATACGACGCTTGTTTTAATTATTGGTTCTCGGAACGATATCTCAAGGGAGACAACAATGATTCGATGTGCTCCACCCTGCTCACAGTTTATAAAGAGTGTGTGGCGGTGagtgag AAAGCAATGAAGGAACAGCACATTGAGGTGAAAGATGTTGAGGTTAATCATCTTGGTACGGATCAGGAAAAATCAGTTCCACCCCGTAGTTGA
- the LOC105685584 gene encoding E3 ubiquitin-protein ligase RNF25 isoform X1, protein MAELSTDERVTDELEALKAILLDHELHIKENRKGEPECVETVVFPSTGEDSQSQYVCVRLVVHLPPGYPDVSPKVTLRNPRGLHEDTVRLIQSDVEAKCEDFVGQPVMFELIELVREHLTSSNLPSGQCAVCLYGFREGDQFTKTECYHHFHSHCLAAHCAAAERHYREEQEKVPQWQQDPKNKFQAICPVCREPIKCEVGILSTARPPLDVETAKDFAVTAELRELQRQMAALFSHQQQRGGIIDLEAEGVKMLLRTEEDSAAATEELSPPGTSLTTLHSLEESTTMPQVQSSQLCTEQHKSNQCPTRQSHHGNHQRYNNHGHRKRGRGRAQYRRYFDRVRQAEPTPR, encoded by the exons ATGGCTGAGCTAAGCACAGACGAAAG GGTAACCGACGAACTTGAAGCTCTCAAGGCGATTCTTCTTGATCACGAACTTCATATCAAGGAGAACCGAAA AGGTGAGCCCGAGTGCGTCGAAACCGTAGTGTTTCCGTCAACAGGAGAAGATTCCCAGTCCCAATATGTCTGTGTTAGACTAGTTGTACATCTACCTCCTGGTTACCCTGACGTTTCGCCAAAAGTTACGCTCAGAAATCCAAGAGGCTTGCACGAAGATACAGTTCGCCTCATTCAATCCGATGTCGAAGCTAAGTGTGAAGACTTTGTTGGACAGCCGGTCATGTTTGAACTTATCGAG ctGGTACGTGAGCATCTAACTAGTAGCAACCTGCCCTCTGGCCAATGCGCCGTTTGCCTATATGGATTCCGAGAAGGAGATCAATTCACCAAGACGGAATGCTACCATCACTTCCATTCTCATTGTCTCGCAGCTCATTGCGCTGCTGCGGAGCGCCACTACAGAGAAGAACAGGAAAAAGTACCGCAGTGGCAACAAGATCCTAAAAATAAGTTCCAG GCTATTTGTCCTGTCTGCCGAGAGCCGATCAAATGCGAAGTTGGTATTTTGAGCACGGCTCGGCCACCGCTAGATGTGGAAACTGCCAAAGATTTTGCTGTCACTGCAGAACTGAGAGAATTACAACGTCAAATGGCTGCTTTATTTTCACATCAACAACAAAGAGGAGGAATAATTGATCTCGAGGCTGAAGGTGTTAAGATGCTCTTACGAACAGAGGAAGATTCAGCTGCTGCTACGGAGGAACTCAGTCCCCCCGGTACTAGTCTTACTACGTTACATAGCCTAGAGGAATCGACAACGATGCCACAAGTG CAGTCTTCCCAGCTATGCACAGAACAGCACAAGTCAAATCAATGTCCAACTCGACAGTCGCATCATGGGAATCATCAGAGATATAATAATCATGGCCACCGTAAGAGGGGACGAGGACGAGCACAGTATCGTCGGTATTTCGACAGAGTGAGGCAAGCAGAGCCTACTCCCAGATGA
- the LOC105685584 gene encoding E3 ubiquitin-protein ligase RNF25 isoform X2: MAELSTDERVTDELEALKAILLDHELHIKENRKGEPECVETVVFPSTGEDSQSQYVCVRLVVHLPPGYPDVSPKVTLRNPRGLHEDTVRLIQSDVEAKCEDFVGQPVMFELIELVREHLTSSNLPSGQCAVCLYGFREGDQFTKTECYHHFHSHCLAAHCAAAERHYREEQEKVPQWQQDPKNKFQAICPVCREPIKCEVGILSTARPPLDVETAKDFAVTAELRELQRQMAALFSHQQQRGGIIDLEAEGVKMLLRTEEDSAAATEELSPPGTSLTTLHSLEESTTMPQVSSQLCTEQHKSNQCPTRQSHHGNHQRYNNHGHRKRGRGRAQYRRYFDRVRQAEPTPR, from the exons ATGGCTGAGCTAAGCACAGACGAAAG GGTAACCGACGAACTTGAAGCTCTCAAGGCGATTCTTCTTGATCACGAACTTCATATCAAGGAGAACCGAAA AGGTGAGCCCGAGTGCGTCGAAACCGTAGTGTTTCCGTCAACAGGAGAAGATTCCCAGTCCCAATATGTCTGTGTTAGACTAGTTGTACATCTACCTCCTGGTTACCCTGACGTTTCGCCAAAAGTTACGCTCAGAAATCCAAGAGGCTTGCACGAAGATACAGTTCGCCTCATTCAATCCGATGTCGAAGCTAAGTGTGAAGACTTTGTTGGACAGCCGGTCATGTTTGAACTTATCGAG ctGGTACGTGAGCATCTAACTAGTAGCAACCTGCCCTCTGGCCAATGCGCCGTTTGCCTATATGGATTCCGAGAAGGAGATCAATTCACCAAGACGGAATGCTACCATCACTTCCATTCTCATTGTCTCGCAGCTCATTGCGCTGCTGCGGAGCGCCACTACAGAGAAGAACAGGAAAAAGTACCGCAGTGGCAACAAGATCCTAAAAATAAGTTCCAG GCTATTTGTCCTGTCTGCCGAGAGCCGATCAAATGCGAAGTTGGTATTTTGAGCACGGCTCGGCCACCGCTAGATGTGGAAACTGCCAAAGATTTTGCTGTCACTGCAGAACTGAGAGAATTACAACGTCAAATGGCTGCTTTATTTTCACATCAACAACAAAGAGGAGGAATAATTGATCTCGAGGCTGAAGGTGTTAAGATGCTCTTACGAACAGAGGAAGATTCAGCTGCTGCTACGGAGGAACTCAGTCCCCCCGGTACTAGTCTTACTACGTTACATAGCCTAGAGGAATCGACAACGATGCCACAAGTG TCTTCCCAGCTATGCACAGAACAGCACAAGTCAAATCAATGTCCAACTCGACAGTCGCATCATGGGAATCATCAGAGATATAATAATCATGGCCACCGTAAGAGGGGACGAGGACGAGCACAGTATCGTCGGTATTTCGACAGAGTGAGGCAAGCAGAGCCTACTCCCAGATGA
- the LOC105685583 gene encoding coiled-coil domain-containing protein 158-like, giving the protein MDSCSDISRYDLDSIPSTDTLHLMTDEFRHRHVFTPDSSTTELSQRVTTLELENESLRVELANLRVELNAKIAANQGLKDKITELYIEVQENHQERIKLENVVKNAKDQATAAESMRKWYTAQIHSVYASKNTEVETYKELVNEKNKMAFLLTTRYQQSNAEFFDLTKKFQKERQQLKGEIEILKIKSAQYCGASTISCSSQAHLSSDLTTKLETTETQLRDTTVELQTLKQHLLSIEVAKASLETTLAKHKELISAMKINLEKCEMEKDEHKNHLNIAQIEISQLKSENVVLQSTLLCSNREHNQVESAIVQLKSRLNKMIVQHRLLKSKNAELESKVSLLEEIQNENQTLRSRSFEANRSMFKKLRETQRKIKFLEEQLGEADKRKHLSQMRTKTDASLQQCLRRALHRNKELAGRLKSMTITNTLEESIDEGYGDGCAQSIAMDFPSPAPLNPRLMRTISHVLTNSDNLLSPLQIGLDELCRKLKSSEGREYTKLLGSSPMSPASPQNNSRSVA; this is encoded by the exons ATGGATAGTTGCTCAGATATATCAAGGTATGATCTGGATTCCATACCATCTACTGATACCCTTCATTTAATGACAGACGAATTCCGACATCGGCATGTCTTTACTCCAGACTCCTCGACTACAGAGTTGTCACAGCGTGTTACCACATTAGAATTGGAGAATGAGAGTTTACGAGTGGAATTAGCAAATTTGCGCGTAGAATTGAATGCAAAAATAGCAGCCAATCAAGGACTTAAAGATAAAATCACAGAGCTGTATATTGAAGTTCAAGAAAATCATCAGGAGAGGATTAAGCTTGAGAACGTTGTAAAGAATGCCAAGGACCAAGCCACTGCTGCCGAGAGCATGAGAAAATGGTATACCGCACAAATCCATAGCGTATATGCGAGTAAAAATACCGAGGTTGAGACTTATAAGGAAttggtaaatgaaaaaaataaaatggcttTTCTCCTCACCACACGATACCAGCAATCTAAtgcagaattttttgatctgacCAAAAAGTTTCAAAAGGAAAGACAGCAGCTTAAGGGAGAAATAGAAATACTCAAAATCAAGAGTGCTCAATACTGTGGGGCGTCGACTATATCATGTAGCTCTCAGGCTCATTTGTCTTCTGATTTGACTACCAAATTGGAAACAACCGAAACCCAGCTACGCGATACCACAGTGGAGTTGCAAACTTTGAAACAACATCTCCTTAGCATAGAAGTTGCCAAGGCATCGTTGGAAACTACACTAGCAAAGCATAAGGAGTTAATTtcagcgatgaaaataaatctggAAAAATGTGAGATGGAAAAGGATGAGCACAAGAATCATCTAAACATTgcacaaattgaaataagCCAGTTAAAATCTGAAAACGTCGTCTTACAGTCAACTCTCTTGTGTTCTAATCGGGAACATAATCAAGTAGAAAGTGCTATAGTTCAGCTCAAGTCTcggttgaataaaatgattgtGCAACATAGATTGCTGAAATCTAAGAATGCCGAATTGGAGTCAAAGGTCAGTTTGTtggaagaaattcaaaatgagAACCAAACTTTAAGGTCTCGTTCCTTTGAGGCAAATCGCTCGATGTTCAAAAAACTTAGAGAGACCCAACGGAAAATCAAATTCTTGGAAGAACAACTCGGGGAAGCGGATAAAAGAAAGCACTTATCCCAGATG CGGACCAAAACCGATGCTTCACTACAACAATGTCTCAGGCGAGCTCTCCATAGAAACAAG GAGCTCGCAGGAAGACTGAAATCGATGACAATAACCAATACTTTGGAAGAGAGTATTGACGAGGGTTACGGAGATGGATGTGCTCAGAGCATAGCTATGGATTTTCCTTCGCCAGCACCACTCAACCCACGATTAATGCGGACTATATCGCACGTCTTGACAAATAGCGATAACCTTCTCAGTCCTTTGCAAATTGGGTTGGACGAACTgtgtcgaaaattgaaaagttcagAAGGGAGAGAGTACACGAAATTGCTGGGTTCTAGTCCAATGTCCCCAGCTTCTCCGCAGAATAATTCAAGATCGGTGGCCTGA
- the LOC105685585 gene encoding TP53-regulated inhibitor of apoptosis 1-like isoform X3, with translation MEACSELKQKYDACFNYWFSERYLKGDNNDSMCSTLLTVYKECVAKAMKEQHIEVKDVEVNHLGTDQEKSVPPRS, from the exons ATGGAAGCATGCAGTGAATTAAAACAGAAATACGACGCTTGTTTTAATTATTGGTTCTCGGAACGATATCTCAAGGGAGACAACAATGATTCGATGTGCTCCACCCTGCTCACAGTTTATAAAGAGTGTGTGGCG AAAGCAATGAAGGAACAGCACATTGAGGTGAAAGATGTTGAGGTTAATCATCTTGGTACGGATCAGGAAAAATCAGTTCCACCCCGTAGTTGA